The genomic interval ACTGTTTAAtggacattatttaaaaaagagtGTTATTTAAGAAATACAATGTGTAAGAGGTCATGCAATATTTTCACTACTCATCAtaaactaaaaaacaaaacaaaacaaaacaaaaaacatcggTGTATATTTCCTGGAACAAGACATAATAACATGCCTACCAAACCCATTAGCCCAGTGTACCAGATTCACATCCACATTTTTTAAGGAACTGCTTTATTCTGTGGTGCTCTACAGTGAGGTTATAATGAATACCTTTAATTTACTTAAATATAGCGTACACGATGAAAATTATCATTTGTAAATTTCTAACAAATGACTTGTCCTTTAATTCCACCTCTTTATAACAAGTGTCAATGCCACCTATTGAGTCAGAGAATAAATAACAAAGGATAGTTAAAGAACTATGTGTTTATTAAACGTGTGTTTATTAAAcgtgtgtttattaaaataatttttgtaaTTAACACACAAATTTTCGTGAATCTGGAATAGATTATTAGGTGAAAATGGTGTATAAATACTCCAAACTACGATGCATACAATCTACTGAATGAATGTTATGTTACTCCTTAGTAAAAGGAAataaccaaaaaataaaaccctggaCCTTTGGACACttgaaaatctctctctctctctctctctctcgtgttttATTAGTTGATCTAGATTACGGCTGCACAGTCTTAAAAGTCTCATATAATCTTCCTGCCTTTATCATAACTAATATCACAACAAAGATGTAAATTCTAAATAAGAATTTACAAACGACTGAAATATGCGGATATGAAATGCAGAACTGAAATAGACAGAAGTACATATTTGATTAAAACAGTTAAGATCCGTGTGTATGCTTAACATTTACttattaactaactaactaactaactaactaactaattaattaattaattaattaaaataaataaataaataataataatgatgatgatgactgtaaTCATACAAGAAAATTTGGATAACCACCGAACCCCTTACTGCGTCCATGTTACGTTATTAGCCACAGAAAATGGCTAATAGCAATTTTGTACACATAGTGCACTAAATATGTTCTTATAAGGCGCTATTTCTTATGCTAAATAGTGCACTTTTTTAGTGAGTAAGGATCATTTTGGTACTTAGCCATTGCTGTGATTTTGGTGCTTTACTTCCGGGGCGGAGCAGCCACAGGTTGCTTGGTTTCCAATGAAtcaaatcagtgaatcatttagtTCACCAATAAGATCCGACTCTTTCAGCTTCGAAGCGGTTTACAGACTTTTTTTGTCATAATCCAAAGATATaaattacatattaatatataaagatatatataaaataaattatgagACATTTCCAAGTTTCACCGCTATATCCTTTCATAAACATGGCCGCATAGACACTCGTGCTGTGTAGACAGACGAAGAAACGGAAAATGATCGAAATAATTATCAAAAGCAACACCAAGTGTCATCGCGACTACAGCACTTACTACAGATGAATCGAAGTGAGATGtccaatttatttttaattaaatgcaatACACTGCTTGAGTAAAGTatacggggggaaaaaaaccctgctcATATGTGCGAGTCGGCTCTCTATGTTCACCTAAAAGAGCCAGgtcaaagagtcgactcgttGTCGAACGACACATCTCTAGCTTGTTGCGAAGTTGCTGAAGCTAACGAGTGCGAGAGAGTGAAAAATAAGAACAGTACAatagattattatattattgtcgTTATTTTTAAAGATTGTACAGTAATAGTTAGTATTTGTAGAATAGTCCTCTCGTCGCCAAGACTTGTGGGTGGACAGGAGGTGATGCTGTAACGCTGATTAGGAGCATCAATGCTTCAAGACGAGACTGAACGGCTAAAATATAGCTAGCTattagttagctagcttgctacgCTAAAGTCACCGCTTAGTGCCAATGAAGCTGAAGTAATTGCTCGGACAGTTCTTGTGCATGTGACTCAGCTAATAGCAGGCTGCTAATCGGGGCGGACTGAACGGGTAAGTATGTATGTAGGTTGAAGGATAGACAGCTAGCTACCAGCTGTCAGCACCCGAGACCAGCATCACTGATGATGTGTTTGCGCTCCCTCAGGCCAGTCTCGTTAATAACACATGCTGATCGATTGATCTCAATTCTGTTAATACTCCCTGACAGGTTCGTTGACATGTCGTCTCCATCACCAGTACAAATAAGGGAGGCGAACGCGCATCTTGCTGCTCTGCACAGGCGAGTCGCTGACCTGGAGCAGAAACTCGAGGCAGCCGAGAACACACTGCGGGAGCAGGCTGAGAGTCTGATCCGAAAAGACGAACAACTCAGGGCAGCTACACAGGAAATAACCGAGAACAAGGACAGGTAAAATACAAATACCCTGTGCATATCATAAGGCCTAGAGCTATTTAATTATACGTCACACATACATCATCTATTCGTCGCTGTACTTTGAAGTGGCCAGTAGGCGTTCCTATCcttctggttgccatagtaatagcGTTTAGAGTGGGTGATGTAACTAGCATTCGAAATCAGTGATCTTGCCgctaaaatgaaatattgtgGAGGAAGATTTAGTTTTATAAaggatgaaggagaagaagcaGTGTGCGCTCCACAGATCACGTgtgctctactgtcttcactcccattgggAGTCGCTCCATATATGCATTAAATTCAACTTTTGTCAACTTTGTCACatcactggacacgcccacatctggtcaccaaaggtgttctggacacgcccacatctggTAGCCAAAGATGGCTGTTGTGCATGTTGCCAGCGTTCATCGAAAATGAATGATCTCTGGTCAGTGTCGTTTtgagcctctgtgtgtgtacgtagCATAACCCTTGTGCCATGTTAGCAACTTCTCAGTGGATACTAGTACTGTTCACAGGTCTTAGTGTCTTAGGGCAGTTGAGACAGGGAATAATATCTGAAATAACCATCCACCTGTTTTTATAGAGCAGTCTATTTGTTATGCcaggggtgtgtatgtgtaagtaaTTTTATATTAGCAAACATGAAGTATTGTAACAGAGTGAATTCCCATTCGGTTCGTGTCAATTGATATTTCACTGTTGTAATCAAGTAGTCTCTTTTTCCATTCTGTTTTGAAGGGAGATCTCCTACCTCCATGAGAAGCTTTGTCAGTCAGAGGAATCCATTCAGAAACTCCAGCACATGGTGAAGGAGAAGGATTCCCTGATTGGGCAGTTGCAGCACCGCTGCCAGCTGTTGGACAACATCTGCAAAAGCCGTCCTCTGTTAGATAGCATGCTGGCCCAGATGGCTGAGGCTGAGAGAATGGGGCCTGTTATTGACTTGGTAAATGCTACAGCGGACACTTCGCTCACGGATGGAGAGTCCAACTGCAGCCCCTGCGGCCTCTCAAATCACAAAGACTTTTCACTCAGCGAGGATGACATGGACGATCCAGAGCTAGAGGGCGTGATGTTTGGAACAACAGTATGAAAATAAGAGTGTACCCATCATGTTTCCATATTGCGTGTCTTTGGTAGAGCAAATGTGGATCTTTGTCCACTATGAGACCCAGATTTTGACTGATTCTTTACATCCAAATGTCTGTCCAGTCCAGTTCATTTGAGTATGATTCTTCAAGCTGCTTCCATTACATTATTGCAGTAAAGCTGGTTTAAATATGGTGGCCTAAGACAAGGTTTTAACCCCATATTCACCTAATTCTAAATTTCTGGATTTGAGCACCAAAAAGTGATCTATTTAAACATGTAAGGTCAGTTGTTTTCTTAACAATCATTTAGTAAGAAGCCACACCCATGTTGACCTACATGCCCTGGTGGGATGATATTTGATTCTGTGCCACTAACGTTTTTAGACAAAAGTAGTTGTTACTAAGTGGATTCAAACGTTACTTCTACATTAAGTTGGGTCAGTCGAACAGAAGTTGATGTCTGGATTGGTTGCAAATAACTTCAcataatttgtaaatgttttattctcaATTTAGTTGTTATTCCCTTGTCATATCCTTAGTAGCATTCATTTTCAGGTCACAAAcatccattttattttcagttacaTTTTGTCATGGATTTATGCAATGCAAGTTTTATcattatttggaaaaaaaaagaatggttCCAGTTTATCAGCTTGTTGGatggtttgttttctttgtccCTCAAAATGACTTCTTCAAGTGGGTAACTGTTGCACAAATTCTAGCTATCAACTGTCCTATTTGGAACATTACAGCTagaaaataaaactgttaaAATATCTTACTCTGTTTTATGCAAAGGTGAAGTGTGCTACTGCATCATGGCACAGTGCTTGTGTATcagggcatgtgtgtgttaccttttaTTTTCTACAGAGTTGATTGGTGCCTCAAATGTGATCACTTGGTCTATGGAATTATTTATTCTACATTAATAAACTATTTTGCTAATCTATATTGGCTCATTTTTGTGCTATTTTGTAGTGTTAAGAAATGTAAGTCTCTAGTCTTCATCTCTGATTTTTGCACCAAAATCAAAGCTACATGGGTTACAAGAAACTTGTCCTCCGTTCAATCTTCAGAACGCATTTCATctgatgtttaaaataaattcacacCATCTACCAATTACAAGACaacctttatttattctttaatttaatacaaaattaCCCTAAAGGGATTTTTTTGACCATGGACATAAGTACTGAACActggcttaaaaaaaaagaatattttgcACTGCATATTCCCCCACAAATTCATTTCAAAGATCCGTCAGTGCATCACTGTGGCAGCAGCACCTTCCCTCTTCCAATGCAGTTGTGGAAACCTTTAGTGCCATCAGGGCCCAATGGCTGGCGCACCACTAGCAAACTGATAGCCCCCTTAATCTGATCTGGGGACAAGAGGCAGCTTTTCTCAGGATAAAAAGCCTGTGCAGCATTTTTGCGCCGTTGGACCCACGGACTCCCTCCGTACCCTGTGCAATCCTGTGAGAAATCCCCTGAGCACTTGCTTCTACTGTATGAGGAGTGACAGGCGGAAGTTGGAGTACTGCTTAACGGAGAAGTGGTTAAAGGTGAGGCAGCATGACCTCCAGGAAAAAGCTTGTGTGGCAAAAGGGGACTGCCTACCGGGCTGCTCAGAGGGTTTCTATAAGGGTCAGAATGGGAAGAGGAAATTCGTGGGATGGCCAGGGGGCTACCATACTGAGCCTGAGGACGAGAGACTCTACGGTTAGGGCGTGGTGAGGCTGGAGCGAAGTCCGACTCTgaagaactgtacaaaactgaATCTTCAAGGCTGTAGAAGTGCTTCTTGGACTTCCGGTTTCTCCTTGTTGTGAAGTCAGTATCAATGTTCTCCTCTGACTCCTCCTCTGCTCGGCCCTGGCTGCTCCCTTGCTTTCGTGTTCCCCGGCTCCCGAGGAGTACCACATGGACACCTTTCCCATCCTGTGCCTGTTCCTGGGCTTTCAGAATTTCATATGCCTTACGCACACCATCCAAGTACTCATATTCAATCACAGCACAAAGTTTTCGCCCAAGCTCGATATGTTTTTTGGCATAGCGTTTAAGCTCAGCAGGAATCTCTTTTCCTGGGCGGAGAATACGAAGAGAAGTGATTGCACCATATGAACCAAACACGTGCATAGCCATCTCCATGATCCCTTGCTGCTCAGTTCTAGATGACCCACTGTCCTCAAACTTTGTTGTACTGTCATTAGCCAGGAAGTTCCAGACCAGCAACAATTTAGTGGTAGGGAGGCAGAGCAGACGGTCAGGGATCGGTGTTCTCCGTCGTACCTTATTTCCCATCTCATTCACCTCCAAGTGCTGAGAAGTTTGGGCAGCAGCCAGGGTAGTGCGCCAATCACGTGTCAGATCTCGTATCTGCCAAAGTAGGAAGGTGAATCAAGCTGGCTGAGAAGGTTGCCAAtaattcttttcatttcagaGACAGGGAAAATCCAGTCAGCATGATTTACTACATCTACACTCTTAGAAAAAGGGTACCTCATAAGTTCTTAGCTTCCTTTAAAGAGGTTTACCTTGGAAGCCTTACTAATAGGCAAACACTCTGCAATAAAGTTCTACCTAAAAGCTTTGAGGTGTTCTATCTATTATTGTTTTCCTGCAGGCCTTAAATATTCAGACTCACCTTTTTGAATGAGGTCAACAACTTCAGGCTGACGTAGCCCATCTTGTTCCTCTGGACATGTTTTAACAGGAAGGCATCGGCCTCAAGATTCTCATCAGAGAGGTAGTACTCAAGCTGGGCAGCTATTTTGCATGTCAGTTTAGTTGGTGGTGGAGTCCAATCCTCACCCTCACACCCTTCATCTTCAAACACATCAGTCAGTTCTGCTGAGCTCCTGCAATCCAATCATTGGATGATTGAATACACACCAATTGGTTGGTAACTaggtttattatttaacaaaacttAACAATCAGCAATGCTAATGAGCATCAGAGTATTGCATGGCATGAATAAAGTTAAGCCTTACCCGTCCAAACTATCACAGATCCCATCGTCAGTGTAGCAGGATAACCCTTTCAAGAGCACACTCTCTTTACAATGAAAGCTGTCGGTAAAGATGGGGGAAGACATACTAAAGACACAGGGCGTTGTAATTCATAATACAcgtttccacacacacaaagaagtgACAGTTTTGTTACAACAGGCTGAGCTATATCTGATGCTGAACTAAGCACAGTTGAGTTTTCTAGCTTGCCTCCTCTGGCTGCTTCTCCTGTCTCTCACAGTCAACTTGAAGACAGGTGAAGCGATTTACACCTTTTTAAACGTGTCTACGTCAGAATTGATATAAACCGACCATTGGGCGATCCACACAGCGACGTTAAATAGTGCTGTGAGTCGGATCATTTGGCTGAACTCAGCTGCAAGAGCCGACTCTTTCGGCTTCGAAGGGGCTCCTTAACCGGGCAAATTTTGCGATATTTTGACCCGTAACTAAACATCTTTGCCAAGATAAGGCTGGATATATTCAGTGATCAAGTATCATCACTTTGCATTGTATGCACTGTACTTTCAATACCTCTTTGTTTAAATAAGCAATGCCCTGCAAATGTAAGCAAGCAACCCTGCATTAGTATTATGTGTCTGTGCTTCATTAAAAAGGTTTTCTTCCATCTATTCTGATAAGATATCGCTTCCCTAACACCCTGTAACGTTGCTTCGAACATCCTAAAAGAACCGACTCAAGGAGCCGACTCGTTAGTGAGCGCACAAAAgtgaaatgataataaaacacGCCGTTTTCGGGTTAATTTGTCATCACATACAGCAACCTAATAGACGAAAGTAGGCTACATGTAAATGCAATGTGTTATCCTTTGCATGTTTCCTAAGACATCAGTCAGACCTAATATAGGTATAAGTGTTTTTGTCAGTGGTTATCGGAGGTGTCGTGTTTAAGCCATGGCTGCCTTTtagttgtgtgtagtggtgcgtATTCCACCTGCAGGGGTTCGACAGAGGACAATGGTGGCAGCACGACCGCCGTCTTAGCATGAGGGGAAAAACGTCGGGCCTGTTTTCCCATCCGGCTTCCATGCAAAGTGCTTCCTGTATATTACGTTTTTAATGGGGTGTCAAATAAGCGTTGCTCGATAATGTAATTCCGCCGATGAAAGAGGCAGTCTGCAGCTCTTTGTagaccagtcacacacacacacacacacacacacagaaagcatatgttaaatgtcattataatcaattaaatatctatataatcaaattaatgtttatttatttatacatccCGTGCTTATTATGCACACATCAAAACCCATCACACAGATATTTCTGATGCAAGTCTTTTCAATATTTCTTCCCCTCCAGATGGCACTAGATGACTAAAATGTCAAACGCTGTAAGAAAAGTCTCTGTAATTGTAACtcatattttattgtaaatttatCAACGTCACATTACtacatatataatgtattttttttttaatagggcTATTATATTACATTGTATTCTACGTTTTAGAGAATCCTTCCATACACAAACCACTAAAATACAAGTGGCTAGTGTATGGAAGGATGCAGTTACATATTTTAACCGCCAGGTGGCAAACGCTGACCATGGACTGCACTAGTTGTGCAACGGTATTATATAATTAGAACAGAGCTAAATGACACCCATGTATTCATCCACTAAGGGGCGTCAGGAGCCTAGTAATTTGATTTATCTAACGCAGTAAGGCTTTATTTCGGTGGCTAAGGCCGTGGCTGAAGGCTATGGCTAAAACATAGCATGTGCATGAATCATTTGCTGATTCAGATTATCAGTAGAGCAAACAGTCAAAGATTGGTACAAGTCTGTTTTTGCACATGCAATGatcttgttttaaaatataaataaatgcccCATATTAATTGACCTTATATAAATAGGGTTTTGGGATGTCAGTCCTGCAACAGCAAAAACAGAAGCATGCTGTAACATCAGCATGCTGTGACTGCAGCAGTCCCCTATAATTAGACGGGCTGGAACGGGAACAGCTAGTGAGGAGCGAAAGTTCCAGGTAACGTGGATAAACTCGATCACCTTCTAGAAAGCCGGTGCAGACTGGCAGTGTGTTACGCAAAGTACAAACTTGCCGACCTAAAAGCAATATGAATatcagccaaaaaaaaagagaagatatTAACTGCTGGAAAGGGCCTGTATATATAATCAGGTATCATCCTTAAGAGGCATATCCAATTCTGTACAATTTGCTAATGCAGTGTCAAAGTGCAAGCAGACTCAAATGCATCAATTAAATACTTTATATACACGTATAGGTTATTCAcctgtaaaacacactgaatttCTATAACCGAATAAGCCTACAAGTTAATTTCTAACTGAACATTTGGCATGATGCAAGCTGTTCATCTTTCATAGCAATGCGAAAGAATAAGGGAAGCTCAGGAAATTCCAACGCGCTCTATCGTGACATAAACAACTACATAACAGCAATAGGTACGGGGGGGGGCGGACATTCTGTCTCCCCACGTGGGCTCAAAGCGTGACGAACCGTAAGCCACCAATGAAGAGGAGGTTATAGAAGATTCCTGCTTATTTCTAGACCAATCGAAGGGTTGAGCGTTGGATGAGGCAACGCCCATGACGAGAGTGAATATAACCCTTCGGTTTCGGCTAGAGCCGGCAGACGATATTCTACAAGCGACAAGAGCGTTACAAGAATCAGGACTAAACCACTCGGATTTGGATTTACTCTCGCGCTGTTTCGGCGACGCTTTCCTAGCGGAATCTATCATTTGCAGTTTCAATCGAGGCGTTTGGATTTGCCTACTATTGATTATTTTGACAACATCATGACTCTGGAAGAAGTCGTTGGATGCAATATTACTGATAAAAAGTAAGTACTTTGCAAATCCTAAATGAGACTGCATGCGTAGACAGTAACACAAGCTATTCCAGGCAAAATGCATGAAGCATACAACTGCAACAGTTTGCACTAGTTGCTTAcaaatgttcatttttcttttttttaggatGGATGCTGTGAGTCAAGCCTTAGAGGAGCTGCTGGTAGCAGCACAGAGACAAGACTGCCTTACTGTCGGCGTTTACGAGTCTGCAAAGCTCATGAATGTGTAAGTATCTTGCTTATTGAAGAATCGGTACCAGTTTGCCAACATGTTATATCTTTCGAAAGTGTAATCGACAACGAACTTATCTGATTTCCCTATTATTTCTTCCCGACCACAGAGATCCAGACAGCGTGGTTCTGTGCGTGCTGGCCACGGATGAAGAGGACGAGGACGATATTGCTCTTCAGATTCATTTCACTCTGCTGCAAGCTTTCTGCTGCGAGAACGACATCAACATCCTGCGCGTGTCCGGGCTGAGACGCCTGGCGCAGGTGATCGGAGAGCCAAGCTCCAATGAGAGCAACAATAACGGCGAACCAAGAGATTTCCACTGCATCCTTGTCACTGTAAGTATTAAGCTCGAGTGCAAATCACGTGCATTATTGCATTATCTCTCATGTGCAGCTTTAACCGCGGTCATATGCTTaacgcttcttcttcttctttcctgcAGAATCCTCAGTGCCAACCACTCAAATGCCAAGCGCTGAAGGAGGTGGGCAACTACTGCGATGAGAGCCGATGCAGGAACCAGTGGGTGCCTTGCCTGTCACTGCGCGAGCGCTGAAGCACGGCTAGATCTGCGATCGCGCGGAAAATCATACCAAACCGTTTGGTTCTGTGAGGAgcggaaagaaaaagaaagaaagaaagaaagaggcgAAGGGgggctttttctttttaccGCTCTGTGTCAGCCACCGTTCAGCAGAGACGCTGGAGGAAACAGAAAGGAAAGTTCCTCGGGGCTGACGTTGGGCTTCGCGGCCCAGTTTCGTCCTCCGCTATGAGGGAGCGTTGTTTTGCGGTGgtgaagaagaaagaggaggaggaggtggagagaaGAGAACCGTAGGAccacgctgtgtgtgtgtgtgtgtgtgtaggggggacTAAATGCGCGCTGCGTAGGAACGCGCGCACTCGGCTTTACATGAGCCATGGACAGAAatcgagagagaaagagactgtccGGCCTTGTAGAAACCTAGATGTAGGACACCTGCTGCTGGACTTCATTGCTTAAAATTGCAATTTCTCATTTGTTGGACTAACATCTTTGAAACATGTTATGTACAATGTATGCTACTATATAGACATGTGGACtttcagctgctttttttttaatgactgcaAAGAGGCCAGTGTTAGAAGACATGTCAGTGTCTGAGTCACTGTGGACATACATACTATGAAATGCTGTTTTGTAACTTATTTCCCATAACTTAAAAAGAGTAATATATGTGCTTGAACATCATGTGAACGTCAATGCTGTTTCAATAAATTATTGTTTGAAAATGAAGCATTTGTCAAATGTTTTGAATTCAGGGGTGAATTGGGCTGAGGTGTGGGTGAGGGGGTGCTATGGGGGATTTACAGTTCTGATGCATCACGCAACCAAACCAGGAACTTCACACAGTCAAATACTCAAATGTGGAAAGTAACAGGTTATGCAAACAGAACAAATGGGCATCATTTACTTTGTTTGCTGAGGGAGAGTGTTCACATCCTCATCTACTGGTATCTGCATCATATCCGACACAGTTGCATCACTACACTTCAGGGAACAAGCATTTATGAGGTCATTCAAGGCTGTTTACTTTGGCAAACTCTCCAGGCTGGAAGGCGATAGAGTATATCTCTTCTCACAAACTTAAATGATTAGTGAACAAAAATTCTCAAGAAGGTTAGAAGCGACTGTTTTGGTAGGCCATTTTGAGAGTTTGAGGAACTTGCTTTTGCTCATTGCTGGAAGTCAATACAGTGTTGGCTAATTACCATATAAGAAGTATAGGCCACATCAGTATCTGTTGCAGTCCATGTGTAGGAGTGCAGCTTAGCAGGTCATGtgtcacaaaaacaaaattccATTTACCAAGGTGTAGTTTTTATTTGAAAAGGAAATAATAGACCTGTATTTGTGAGGTTGGTACTGTGGCACACAAGGTAGTGTTCATGCCTCACAGGTTCAAGGTTCAAGGTTGTGCAGTTGTAAGACCtgaatgttctctctctctctctctctctctctctgtgtgggtgtgggggtgGGTTAATGTAGATAGAGATGAACCCAAGGGCAAGAAAAAGTCATAGGCCTCAAATGCACAACAATTACACATGGAGGTGCACAGAAAATGTGCAGGATGAAATCCCAGGTGCAATAActtatttcatttcttatttatttatttatttatttatttatttatttatttatttatttatttatttatttattaattaattaattaattagtggCACAGATTTCTCTTTCTGCAATAGTATGTGCAAGCATTTTATCAACTTATCCTAGCATTGCTTAATATTTCATATTACAGAAAGAACGATGAAATACATGTCTCTCTACTCCACTTCAGATAGCCAATACAGAGTCGGTGATAAGATAATTCTTGTGTAATGGTGTTTGAATGATATTCGCATCATCCACGTTATTTACATATATGGTGTCAAAAAGTAAATCTCAAATTAGGATCATA from Hemibagrus wyckioides isolate EC202008001 linkage group LG10, SWU_Hwy_1.0, whole genome shotgun sequence carries:
- the vmac gene encoding vimentin-type intermediate filament-associated coiled-coil protein isoform X1 is translated as MMCLRSLRPVSLITHADRLISILLILPDRFVDMSSPSPVQIREANAHLAALHRRVADLEQKLEAAENTLREQAESLIRKDEQLRAATQEITENKDREISYLHEKLCQSEESIQKLQHMVKEKDSLIGQLQHRCQLLDNICKSRPLLDSMLAQMAEAERMGPVIDLVNATADTSLTDGESNCSPCGLSNHKDFSLSEDDMDDPELEGVMFGTTV
- the vmac gene encoding vimentin-type intermediate filament-associated coiled-coil protein isoform X2, which encodes MSSPSPVQIREANAHLAALHRRVADLEQKLEAAENTLREQAESLIRKDEQLRAATQEITENKDREISYLHEKLCQSEESIQKLQHMVKEKDSLIGQLQHRCQLLDNICKSRPLLDSMLAQMAEAERMGPVIDLVNATADTSLTDGESNCSPCGLSNHKDFSLSEDDMDDPELEGVMFGTTV
- the larp6b gene encoding la-related protein 6b isoform X2, with protein sequence MSSPIFTDSFHCKESVLLKGLSCYTDDGICDSLDGSSAELTDVFEDEGCEGEDWTPPPTKLTCKIAAQLEYYLSDENLEADAFLLKHVQRNKMGYVSLKLLTSFKKIRDLTRDWRTTLAAAQTSQHLEVNEMGNKVRRRTPIPDRLLCLPTTKLLLVWNFLANDSTTKFEDSGSSRTEQQGIMEMAMHVFGSYGAITSLRILRPGKEIPAELKRYAKKHIELGRKLCAVIEYEYLDGVRKAYEILKAQEQAQDGKGVHVVLLGSRGTRKQGSSQGRAEEESEENIDTDFTTRRNRKSKKHFYSLEDSVLYSSSESDFAPASPRPNRRVSRPQAQYGSPLAIPRISSSHSDPYRNPLSSPVGSPLLPHKLFPGGHAASPLTTSPLSSTPTSACHSSYSRSKCSGDFSQDCTGYGGSPWVQRRKNAAQAFYPEKSCLLSPDQIKGAISLLVVRQPLGPDGTKGFHNCIGRGKVLLPQ
- the larp6b gene encoding la-related protein 6b isoform X1, translating into MEAGWENRPDVFPLMLRRRSCCHHCPLSNPCSFHCKESVLLKGLSCYTDDGICDSLDGSSAELTDVFEDEGCEGEDWTPPPTKLTCKIAAQLEYYLSDENLEADAFLLKHVQRNKMGYVSLKLLTSFKKIRDLTRDWRTTLAAAQTSQHLEVNEMGNKVRRRTPIPDRLLCLPTTKLLLVWNFLANDSTTKFEDSGSSRTEQQGIMEMAMHVFGSYGAITSLRILRPGKEIPAELKRYAKKHIELGRKLCAVIEYEYLDGVRKAYEILKAQEQAQDGKGVHVVLLGSRGTRKQGSSQGRAEEESEENIDTDFTTRRNRKSKKHFYSLEDSVLYSSSESDFAPASPRPNRRVSRPQAQYGSPLAIPRISSSHSDPYRNPLSSPVGSPLLPHKLFPGGHAASPLTTSPLSSTPTSACHSSYSRSKCSGDFSQDCTGYGGSPWVQRRKNAAQAFYPEKSCLLSPDQIKGAISLLVVRQPLGPDGTKGFHNCIGRGKVLLPQ
- the gadd45ba gene encoding growth arrest and DNA-damage-inducible, beta a; this translates as MTLEEVVGCNITDKKMDAVSQALEELLVAAQRQDCLTVGVYESAKLMNVDPDSVVLCVLATDEEDEDDIALQIHFTLLQAFCCENDINILRVSGLRRLAQVIGEPSSNESNNNGEPRDFHCILVTNPQCQPLKCQALKEVGNYCDESRCRNQWVPCLSLRER